From Candidatus Neomarinimicrobiota bacterium, the proteins below share one genomic window:
- the proS gene encoding proline--tRNA ligase, producing the protein MSKGVTPRSKDYAKWYTDVVQKAELADYSPVKGCMVIRPYGYALWEQIRDFLDRRFKETGHVNAYFPMLIPESFLKKEAEHVEGFAPELAVVTHGGGKELEEPLVIRPTSETIIWSMYKKWINSYRDLPLLINQWANVVRWEMRTRLFLRTTEFLWQEGHTAHATGEEAEEEAHRMIDVYRQLCEETLALPVHVGRKTENEKFAGAVNTYTIEAMMGDMRALQAGTSHYLGQNFAKAFDVKFQSEDNVMEYVYASSWGVSTRLVGAVIMAHGDDQGLILPPRIAPYQIVIVPIYKNPEDKEKVMELVNSLEKAFKDQGIRYHTDDRETVSPGFKFNDWEMKGVPLRVEIGPKDADKNGLMRVRRDTGEKTFLAIDAFIHSCKETLEDIQQSIYNNRLAFREENTTDVATYDELKEVIEKGGFARTFWAGDSDMENRIQEETKATIRCILFEKTKESGPCVMTGKPSTEQVIFSKSY; encoded by the coding sequence ATGAGTAAGGGAGTCACCCCCCGTTCAAAGGATTACGCAAAATGGTATACAGATGTCGTTCAAAAAGCAGAGCTGGCTGATTATTCTCCCGTCAAAGGGTGCATGGTGATCCGTCCCTATGGCTACGCTTTATGGGAACAGATTCGGGATTTTTTAGACCGGCGTTTTAAGGAAACGGGACATGTGAATGCCTATTTTCCCATGTTGATTCCTGAGAGTTTTTTAAAAAAAGAGGCGGAGCATGTGGAAGGTTTCGCACCTGAACTGGCCGTCGTGACCCATGGCGGAGGAAAAGAACTGGAAGAACCTCTGGTGATCCGCCCCACATCTGAAACTATCATCTGGTCCATGTATAAAAAATGGATTAATAGTTACCGGGATTTACCTTTACTCATCAATCAGTGGGCAAATGTCGTCCGCTGGGAAATGCGCACCCGGCTTTTCCTGAGAACCACGGAATTTTTATGGCAGGAAGGACATACTGCCCATGCCACCGGTGAAGAAGCGGAAGAAGAAGCTCACCGCATGATCGATGTCTACCGCCAGTTGTGCGAAGAAACCCTTGCCCTGCCGGTCCATGTGGGACGGAAAACGGAAAATGAAAAATTTGCCGGCGCCGTGAACACTTACACGATCGAAGCGATGATGGGTGATATGCGCGCACTACAGGCCGGGACCAGTCATTATTTGGGACAAAATTTCGCCAAGGCCTTTGACGTAAAATTTCAATCCGAAGATAACGTCATGGAATATGTGTACGCATCCAGCTGGGGTGTGAGTACGCGCCTTGTAGGAGCCGTAATTATGGCCCATGGGGATGATCAGGGACTGATACTTCCTCCCCGGATTGCACCATATCAGATCGTGATCGTCCCGATTTATAAGAATCCTGAAGACAAAGAAAAGGTTATGGAACTAGTTAACTCCCTGGAAAAGGCTTTTAAAGATCAGGGGATCCGGTACCATACCGATGACCGGGAAACTGTTTCCCCTGGTTTCAAATTCAATGACTGGGAGATGAAGGGTGTCCCTCTCAGGGTAGAAATCGGACCGAAAGATGCCGACAAAAACGGGTTGATGCGAGTCCGCAGGGATACCGGTGAAAAGACCTTCCTTGCCATCGATGCCTTTATCCATTCCTGCAAAGAGACCCTGGAAGATATTCAGCAATCCATTTATAACAATCGTCTGGCTTTCCGTGAAGAAAACACGACAGATGTGGCAACATACGATGAACTGAAAGAGGTAATAGAAAAGGGAGGCTTTGCACGGACCTTCTGGGCTGGAGACAGTGACATGGAAAATCGCATTCAGGAAGAAACCAAAGCGACCATCCGCTGCATCCTCTTTGAAAAAACCAAAGAGTCCGGACCCTGCGTCATGACCGGAAAACCGAGCACAGAACAAGTGATTTTTTCAAAATCATACTAA
- a CDS encoding response regulator has translation MNQKKIVLIEDNADNRLLTQAILESEFQVECFEDGMTALDKIEGSKPDLILLDISLPGMDGIEVLKHIRNMQSLKNIPIIALTAHALPGDKENFLRHGFNDYITKPIIDDIILFETINKWIPQGE, from the coding sequence ATGAACCAGAAAAAAATTGTTTTGATTGAAGATAATGCCGACAACCGCCTGTTAACCCAGGCTATCCTGGAATCGGAGTTTCAGGTGGAATGTTTTGAGGATGGAATGACGGCACTTGACAAGATTGAAGGATCCAAACCGGACCTGATTCTGTTGGATATTTCTCTCCCCGGTATGGATGGGATAGAGGTATTAAAACATATCCGAAACATGCAAAGCTTAAAAAATATCCCTATCATTGCCCTGACAGCCCATGCCCTGCCCGGTGACAAGGAAAATTTTCTGCGCCACGGATTCAATGACTACATCACCAAACCGATTATTGACGATATTATTCTATTTGAAACCATCAACAAGTGGATTCCTCAGGGTGAATGA